The proteins below come from a single Dinghuibacter silviterrae genomic window:
- a CDS encoding C40 family peptidase: protein MDALNFKYAEQLDVPVELITNLPLYHFIDDWWGTPYHLGGTTRDGVDCSGFSQQLEGTIFHLELPRTSREQYAACHKIPVPELQEGDLVFFGTKKGITHVGVYLMNNKFVHASTSFGVMISDLGEEYWAQRFRGGGRMPG, encoded by the coding sequence GTGGACGCGTTGAACTTCAAGTACGCGGAGCAACTGGACGTTCCGGTGGAGCTGATTACCAACCTCCCGTTGTATCATTTTATCGACGACTGGTGGGGCACGCCTTACCACCTGGGTGGTACGACCCGTGACGGGGTGGATTGTTCGGGGTTTAGCCAGCAACTGGAAGGAACGATTTTTCACCTCGAATTGCCGCGGACATCGCGGGAACAATACGCGGCCTGTCACAAGATCCCCGTGCCGGAGTTGCAGGAAGGAGACCTGGTTTTCTTCGGGACCAAAAAAGGGATCACGCACGTCGGCGTTTACCTCATGAACAACAAATTCGTCCACGCCTCCACCTCTTTCGGGGTGATGATCAGTGACCTGGGGGAAGAATATTGGGCGCAACGCTTCAGGGGCGGGGGGCGCATGCCCGGGTAA
- a CDS encoding polysaccharide biosynthesis C-terminal domain-containing protein, with translation MGQIRRQTILSSLSTYFGFLIGALNTYFFVYNGSVSFSADQYGLTRIFTDVGAMIYAFASMGTPSVLYKFYPYYKDNLSKEDNDLLTWALVLPLVGFVFVAIGGWVFEPLIVRKFSERSALFVVYYKWVFPFGLGFLLFSVLEAFAWTVKQSVFSTFLREGGVRLFILLLIIPYLLGWIPFDVFIKLFTLQYILAAIALWVFLSRRHLTNVRFKVSRVTRRFRKKIVSMLTLTYGGIIISIVAQAFDGVLIAGFMGLKYAGIYAFLLYIANVIQVPQRSVQAAAIPHLAQAWKDKDYGRIDRIYHRTSINLLLICTTLFCLIELCAPAAGSLFGIKTEYQAGLGMSALLLLGIARIVDAGTGVNGQIIGTSVYWRFDFFTGVILLALRIPLNVVLIKAYGINGSATADLISLVVYNAVRMIYLARKYKMQPFNWKSLLAVVYAIVAYAVAFFASRSLHGWTELVARGVIFVALYGGAVLLSNLTPDTKQVWDGVRKKFGAHVP, from the coding sequence ATGGGCCAGATCCGCCGTCAAACCATTCTTTCCAGCCTTTCGACCTATTTCGGCTTCCTGATCGGGGCCCTGAACACCTACTTTTTTGTATACAACGGTTCCGTTTCCTTCAGCGCGGATCAATACGGCCTTACCCGGATCTTTACCGACGTGGGCGCCATGATCTACGCCTTTGCCAGCATGGGCACGCCCAGCGTCTTGTACAAGTTTTATCCTTACTACAAGGACAACCTGTCAAAGGAAGACAACGACCTGCTGACCTGGGCGCTCGTCCTTCCGCTCGTGGGTTTTGTTTTCGTCGCCATAGGCGGCTGGGTGTTCGAACCCCTGATCGTCCGGAAGTTCTCCGAGCGTTCCGCGCTGTTTGTCGTGTATTACAAATGGGTCTTCCCTTTCGGGCTTGGTTTTTTGTTGTTTTCCGTCCTGGAGGCCTTTGCCTGGACCGTCAAACAATCGGTCTTTTCTACCTTTTTGCGAGAAGGCGGCGTCCGCCTCTTTATCCTGCTGCTCATCATCCCGTACCTCCTCGGGTGGATCCCCTTCGACGTCTTCATAAAGCTTTTTACCCTCCAATACATCCTGGCCGCCATCGCCCTCTGGGTCTTTCTTTCCAGACGTCACCTGACCAATGTCCGCTTCAAGGTCAGCCGGGTCACCCGGCGTTTTCGCAAAAAGATCGTGTCCATGCTCACGCTGACTTACGGGGGCATCATCATCAGCATCGTCGCCCAGGCCTTTGACGGCGTTCTTATCGCGGGGTTCATGGGTCTTAAATACGCCGGGATTTACGCCTTCCTGCTCTATATCGCCAACGTGATCCAGGTTCCGCAACGCAGCGTCCAGGCCGCCGCCATCCCGCACCTGGCACAAGCCTGGAAGGACAAGGACTACGGTCGTATCGACCGCATCTACCACCGGACCTCGATCAACCTGTTGCTGATCTGTACCACCCTGTTTTGCCTCATCGAATTGTGCGCGCCCGCGGCGGGGAGCCTTTTCGGCATCAAAACCGAGTACCAGGCGGGACTGGGGATGTCCGCCCTTCTTTTGCTGGGCATTGCCCGCATTGTCGATGCCGGTACCGGTGTCAACGGGCAAATCATTGGGACCTCCGTCTACTGGCGTTTTGACTTTTTCACCGGCGTGATCCTCCTGGCCCTTCGCATCCCCCTCAATGTCGTGCTCATCAAGGCATACGGCATCAACGGCTCGGCGACGGCCGACCTCATTTCCCTGGTCGTCTACAACGCCGTCCGGATGATCTACCTCGCCCGTAAATACAAGATGCAACCCTTTAACTGGAAAAGCCTGCTCGCCGTGGTGTACGCGATCGTCGCCTATGCGGTCGCCTTTTTCGCCAGCCGCTCCCTTCACGGCTGGACAGAATTAGTGGCCAGGGGTGTCATTTTCGTGGCGCTTTACGGCGGCGCGGTATTGCTGTCGAACCTGACGCCCGATACAAAACAAGTGTGGGATGGTGTGCGAAAAAAGTTCGGGGCGCACGTCCCCTAA
- a CDS encoding M1 family metallopeptidase: protein MVKLSVALLLCAAPALSNAQLMAPKTTFTHADTLRGTITPERAWWDLLHYDLRVEPDLAAHTIQGSNTITYKVLKPYQVMQIDLQAPLTIDSVLQDGRNLQWTRDGNAWLIHLVEPQRTGGKNSLTIWYHGVPRAAVHAPWDGGIDWKTDSLGNPWVSSACQGMGASTWWPTKDHQYDEPDNGCDMYVTVPDSLMDVSNGRLIGEDPAGPGKHTYHWQVKNPINNYDMSINIGKYAHWSDTLMGEKGVLDLNFYVLAYNLDRAKEHFAANVKPMIHCFEYWMGPYPFYEDGYKLVESYNLGMEHQSATQYGNRFVNGYRTTHRDGTYEGIDLSHTGWGLKWDFIIIHESGHEWFGNNITSKDLADMWVHEGFTNYSETLFVDCQYGKAAGDAYCQGTRKNIRNDQPIIGPYNVNKEGSGDMYYKGGNLINTIRCIIGDDEAFRQILRGLNKTFYHQTVTTAQIEHYISEKSGIDFSKTFDQYLRTTKVPVLTYTIKDQGGKSVLNCRWSNCIEGFDMPVRIDLPNGQTQVVKVTAVGVSTTLPFAAGDLPKTLVDSNIYVTVKAE from the coding sequence ATGGTAAAACTGTCAGTTGCCCTTTTACTGTGTGCCGCACCGGCGCTTTCCAACGCCCAGCTCATGGCCCCGAAGACGACCTTTACCCATGCCGATACGTTGCGGGGAACCATCACCCCCGAACGCGCCTGGTGGGACCTGCTTCACTATGACCTCCGCGTCGAACCGGACCTGGCGGCCCACACGATCCAAGGCAGCAATACCATTACCTATAAAGTCCTCAAACCCTACCAGGTCATGCAGATCGACCTCCAGGCGCCCCTGACCATCGACAGCGTCCTGCAAGACGGCCGGAACCTGCAGTGGACCAGGGACGGGAACGCCTGGTTGATCCACCTGGTGGAACCCCAACGGACCGGCGGCAAAAACAGCCTCACCATCTGGTACCATGGCGTCCCCCGGGCGGCGGTCCACGCCCCCTGGGACGGTGGCATCGACTGGAAAACCGATTCTTTGGGCAATCCCTGGGTCAGTTCCGCCTGCCAGGGCATGGGGGCCAGCACCTGGTGGCCCACGAAAGACCACCAGTATGACGAACCCGACAACGGTTGCGACATGTACGTGACGGTTCCCGACAGCCTGATGGATGTGTCCAACGGCCGTCTCATCGGGGAAGACCCCGCCGGACCTGGCAAACACACCTATCACTGGCAGGTGAAGAACCCGATCAACAACTACGACATGTCCATCAACATCGGTAAATACGCGCATTGGAGCGATACCCTGATGGGCGAAAAGGGTGTCCTGGACCTGAACTTCTATGTCCTCGCCTACAACCTCGACCGCGCCAAAGAACACTTTGCCGCCAACGTCAAACCGATGATCCATTGCTTCGAATACTGGATGGGCCCCTACCCCTTCTACGAAGACGGATACAAACTCGTCGAAAGCTATAACCTGGGGATGGAGCACCAGAGCGCCACCCAATACGGGAACCGTTTTGTCAACGGCTACCGCACCACGCACCGGGACGGCACCTACGAAGGCATAGACCTTTCGCACACCGGCTGGGGCCTCAAATGGGATTTTATCATCATCCACGAGAGCGGCCACGAATGGTTTGGCAACAACATCACGTCCAAGGACCTCGCCGATATGTGGGTCCATGAAGGATTTACCAACTATTCCGAAACCCTTTTCGTCGACTGTCAGTACGGCAAAGCCGCCGGAGACGCCTATTGCCAGGGGACCCGTAAGAACATCCGCAACGACCAGCCCATCATCGGCCCCTACAATGTCAACAAGGAAGGCTCCGGCGACATGTACTATAAGGGCGGCAACCTGATCAACACCATCCGGTGCATCATCGGCGATGACGAGGCCTTCCGGCAGATCCTCCGGGGCCTCAACAAAACCTTTTATCACCAGACCGTGACCACGGCCCAGATCGAACATTACATCAGTGAAAAAAGCGGGATAGACTTTTCCAAAACCTTTGACCAGTACCTCCGCACGACAAAAGTGCCGGTCCTGACCTATACGATCAAAGACCAGGGGGGCAAAAGCGTCCTGAACTGCCGTTGGAGCAACTGCATAGAGGGCTTCGACATGCCCGTCCGGATCGACCTCCCGAACGGCCAGACCCAGGTGGTCAAGGTCACCGCCGTCGGGGTGTCCACCACCTTGCCCTTTGCGGCCGGCGACCTGCCGAAGACCCTGGTGGATTCCAATATTTATGTCACCGTTAAAGCGGAGTAA
- a CDS encoding ABC transporter substrate-binding protein translates to MRNDKRLCFPGGRYFHLWWICVVGWLGCARQPSGERQVFRYNQSEGIATLDPAFARNEAIQWATHQLFNTLVETDTALHLVPSLAARWEVSADQKRYTFFLRRSVFFQDDPCFPGGRGRLLKASDVVFSLRRLMDPATASPGAWIFQGHVDPDTGFRAPDDSTFVLTLTQPFRPILGILSMEYCSVIPPEAIQRYGADFRRHPVGTGPFRIDSWDEGQALILVRNAHYFEKGLPHLDAVKITFLDSKATEFLEFLQGQLDMVNDIDPAYKDEVLTRQGTLRPEWNGKIVLSRHAQLDMEYLGILVDTASPLVKASPLRLEAVRQAINMAFDRRKMLLYLRNSIGIPAEHGFVPPALPGFGAVPGYTYAPDKASALLTAAGFSGGAGLPVIHLLTIPTYADLASFIARQEQEVGIRIQVEVVQKSLLLEETAKSQALFFRGSWVADYPDAENFLSVFYSKNPAPPNYTRFHDTYFDRLYEQALAERDSSSRSLLYNRMDSLVMTRAPVVPLWYDEALRLVRPGVQGLYPNGLNLLELRYCYKAAHFNK, encoded by the coding sequence ATGCGTAATGATAAAAGACTTTGCTTCCCGGGCGGACGCTATTTCCACCTGTGGTGGATATGCGTGGTTGGGTGGCTGGGCTGCGCCCGGCAGCCGTCCGGGGAGCGACAGGTCTTTCGCTACAATCAATCCGAAGGGATCGCCACCCTCGACCCGGCCTTTGCCCGGAACGAGGCCATCCAGTGGGCGACCCACCAACTCTTTAACACCCTCGTGGAAACCGACACGGCCCTCCACCTCGTGCCCTCCCTGGCCGCGCGCTGGGAAGTGTCCGCGGACCAAAAACGATATACGTTTTTTTTACGGCGCTCCGTTTTTTTCCAGGATGACCCCTGTTTCCCCGGAGGACGCGGCCGCTTATTGAAAGCCTCCGACGTGGTCTTTAGCCTTCGCAGGTTGATGGACCCCGCCACCGCCAGCCCCGGTGCCTGGATCTTCCAAGGACACGTCGACCCCGACACCGGCTTCCGCGCGCCCGACGACAGCACCTTTGTGTTGACCCTGACCCAACCCTTCCGGCCCATCCTTGGGATCCTCAGCATGGAATATTGCTCGGTCATTCCCCCCGAAGCGATCCAGCGGTATGGGGCCGACTTCCGCCGCCACCCCGTGGGCACCGGACCTTTCCGGATCGACAGCTGGGACGAGGGCCAGGCGCTGATCCTCGTGCGGAACGCGCACTATTTCGAAAAGGGCTTGCCCCACTTAGACGCCGTAAAGATCACCTTTCTTGACAGCAAGGCCACGGAATTCCTGGAGTTCCTCCAGGGGCAACTGGACATGGTCAACGACATAGATCCCGCGTATAAAGACGAGGTGCTGACCCGCCAGGGCACGCTCCGGCCCGAATGGAACGGCAAAATCGTGTTGAGCCGCCACGCCCAGCTCGACATGGAGTACCTGGGGATCCTCGTGGACACAGCAAGCCCGCTCGTCAAGGCGTCCCCCCTCCGGCTGGAGGCGGTCCGGCAGGCGATCAACATGGCCTTTGACCGGCGGAAGATGTTGTTGTACCTCCGGAACTCCATCGGTATCCCCGCGGAGCATGGATTTGTTCCGCCTGCCCTGCCCGGGTTTGGCGCGGTTCCCGGGTACACCTATGCACCGGACAAGGCGTCCGCCCTTTTGACGGCCGCGGGCTTCTCCGGTGGCGCCGGCCTGCCCGTGATCCACCTGCTGACCATCCCCACATACGCCGACCTCGCCTCCTTTATCGCCCGCCAGGAACAGGAGGTCGGCATCCGGATCCAGGTGGAAGTCGTCCAAAAAAGCCTCCTCCTGGAGGAGACCGCCAAGTCCCAGGCGTTGTTTTTCCGGGGGAGCTGGGTGGCCGACTACCCCGACGCCGAAAACTTTTTAAGCGTTTTTTATTCAAAAAACCCCGCCCCGCCCAACTATACGCGTTTTCATGACACTTATTTCGACAGGCTGTACGAACAGGCGCTCGCCGAACGGGATTCGTCTTCCCGCAGCCTGCTGTACAACCGCATGGACAGCCTCGTCATGACACGGGCGCCCGTGGTGCCGTTGTGGTACGACGAAGCGCTCCGGCTGGTCCGTCCGGGCGTGCAGGGGTTATATCCCAATGGGTTAAACCTCCTGGAGTTGAGGTACTGCTACAAGGCCGCACATTTTAACAAGTGA
- a CDS encoding acyl-CoA desaturase yields MIAILLFFVGHWFVSLFFHTFFLHRYASHQMYTTGSKREKIFYFLTWFAQGSSYLVPRAYAVMHRMHHSYSDTEKDPHSPHFFKDVWQMMWHTRNMYDGYRTGKLVVDPQFTKDYIPVWEKLDRFGDRMIVRISFMLGYIAFYWYFAPSFWWFLLLPIHFLMGPVQGAIVNWCGHKYGYRNFSNGDQSKNTTPWGIILMGELFQNNHHKYGTNPNFAKKWFEFDPTFLVMRAMHSVRIIRLKPVLQPVAGGLQQGVVRQWTPRRHAR; encoded by the coding sequence ATGATCGCGATCCTTTTGTTTTTTGTGGGGCACTGGTTTGTTTCTTTGTTCTTCCACACTTTTTTCCTGCACCGATACGCTTCCCACCAGATGTATACCACCGGAAGCAAACGTGAAAAGATCTTTTATTTCCTGACCTGGTTCGCCCAGGGCTCCTCCTACCTCGTTCCCCGGGCTTACGCCGTGATGCACCGCATGCACCACTCCTATAGCGACACCGAGAAGGACCCCCACAGCCCCCACTTTTTCAAAGACGTCTGGCAGATGATGTGGCATACGCGGAATATGTACGACGGATACCGGACGGGCAAGCTCGTGGTCGATCCCCAGTTCACCAAGGACTATATCCCCGTCTGGGAAAAGCTCGACCGGTTTGGAGACCGCATGATCGTCAGGATCAGCTTTATGCTCGGATATATCGCCTTTTACTGGTATTTTGCCCCCAGCTTCTGGTGGTTCCTCCTGCTGCCGATCCATTTCCTGATGGGCCCCGTCCAGGGCGCCATCGTCAACTGGTGCGGCCACAAGTACGGTTACCGCAACTTCAGCAACGGCGACCAATCGAAAAATACCACCCCCTGGGGGATCATCCTGATGGGCGAGCTTTTTCAGAACAACCACCACAAGTACGGTACCAACCCCAATTTTGCCAAGAAGTGGTTCGAGTTCGATCCCACCTTCCTGGTGATGCGGGCCATGCATTCGGTACGGATCATCCGGCTCAAGCCCGTCCTTCAGCCGGTGGCCGGAGGGCTCCAGCAGGGCGTGGTGCGGCAGTGGACGCCCAGGCGGCATGCGCGATAA
- the msrA gene encoding peptide-methionine (S)-S-oxide reductase MsrA, which produces MKYTVLMGLMNLLVVMSWSCAQKENPNRAMNDPNPSTATVKTDTATFGTGCFWCTEAIFTQLDGVLKVTSGYSGGHVVNPTYEQVSTGTTGHAETCQIVYDPGKISFDELLKVFWQTHDPTTLNRQGNDEGTQYRSVIFYHDAGQKQKAEYYKDELNRSGAFPKPIVTAIEPYKNFYSAEDYHQDFYANNPNQPYCYFVIRPKLEKFEKVFKDKLKKDM; this is translated from the coding sequence ATGAAGTACACCGTGTTGATGGGCTTGATGAACCTGCTGGTGGTAATGTCCTGGTCTTGCGCACAAAAGGAAAACCCGAATAGAGCCATGAACGATCCCAATCCGTCAACCGCGACCGTGAAGACCGACACGGCCACCTTTGGCACCGGGTGCTTTTGGTGTACGGAAGCCATTTTCACACAGCTGGACGGGGTGCTGAAAGTGACCTCGGGGTATAGCGGGGGCCACGTCGTCAACCCCACCTACGAACAGGTTTCCACCGGCACCACCGGGCACGCCGAAACCTGCCAGATCGTCTATGACCCGGGCAAAATCAGCTTTGACGAACTCCTGAAAGTATTCTGGCAGACCCACGACCCCACCACCCTCAATCGCCAGGGCAACGACGAGGGCACCCAGTACCGGAGCGTCATCTTTTACCATGACGCAGGTCAAAAACAAAAGGCGGAATACTACAAAGACGAGCTCAACCGCTCCGGCGCCTTCCCCAAACCCATCGTCACCGCCATCGAGCCCTACAAGAACTTCTATTCGGCGGAGGACTACCACCAGGATTTTTACGCCAACAATCCGAATCAGCCGTATTGTTACTTTGTGATACGGCCGAAATTGGAGAAGTTTGAGAAGGTGTTTAAGGATAAGTTGAAGAAGGATATGTAA